The window CTCGTAAAATATAAAGTTATTTTTACACTGTTATTTCAAAAAAGTCAAAAAATTTTTTCCCGAAGCAATTCATGTTTTACTCCCTTTTTAAAAAATTCTAAAAAGATGTTCACTTACTTTCCTTGACGAAAATATTATTTTAATATAAATAAATCATATATTTAATTTCCAATTATATTTCTACTAATACATAAAATAATTGCAATCTATATAATTGCAATCTTTATGAATTAAACTAAAGTTGATATTTTCCCAATTTAATGTACTTAAAAGTTATTTTATGCATTATATTAAAAGGATAAAACAATAACCCATGAATTCACTTTTAATGAATAAAATAGATTCATCACCAAAAGATGTGGTTGTCATTTTAAAATGTCATATAAGTTGGCTGGAGCTGCGCCAGTGTGACTCCTAAGGGATTAAGCGCCCAAGATGAGATCCTAGAGCGAGCAACATAGAGGAATGAAGGCTAAAAAGCAGCACGTCCTGTGATAACGCCTTCGTGACCAACATCCTATTGCCCCAAGCGGCTCATCGGGCGCCCCCAGGAAAGTACACTGGCAGTGCGGAAGTCAACCACAAGTTATGGTGAAAGCCATAAAATATACTATACTATTGCTTTTTGTTACACTATTTGAAAAAGCAAATAAGGAGTCTTAATGAATAAAAAAAATAGAAAAATATTTATTTTACACGAGATTTATGGCGTGAATGATTTTATTCAGGAACAGGCTCTTGCATATAATGATGCGTATACCGATGTAGAATGTATCCATTTTTACTCTGATGAAAAAGTTTTCTCATATGCTCAGGAAAAAGAGGCTTATGCACATTTCACAAATGAAATTGGTTTTGACGCTCCCTTAGAAATACTTGCTAGAAAGCTTAAAACTGCTATCCAACAATATGACAAAGTGCTTGTCATCGGCTTTAGTGTAGGCGCAACAATTGCTTGGCGACTTTCTACACTACCGTTGCATCGTGTTGTATGCGTATATGGCTCACGGATTCGCCAATATCTTGATCTGCAACCAAGCTGTCCGACACTGATTCTTTTACCTAATCATGAAAAAAATTTCAATGTGCAAGACCTGAAACAGGCACTAAATCACATACAATATGTTCAAACTATTCAATTTCCAGGTGAACATGGATTTATGGATTGTTATAACTCTGCATATCATTACGAAAGTGCTATTCAGGCACACACGTATATAAAAAATTTTATATAAATCTATTATCTGGTGGAGGCTATCACTTTGAATCAACAACAACTTTTAGAAATCGACCCTTACACTGAATCAGGGAATGTCATTTATCCAAGCTTTCAACTTCCTTTACAAGCAGGAGCTATTGTTGGCATCTATACAGATGTAACGAAAATTAATACTTTGACGCAATGGTTTACAAATCGAGACAATACATATACACATGTACGTGAGAGTGCATTATATGAACGACTTACTGTAAGCGAATATATACAGTTTTCTATGAAACTTTTTACAGCTTCTATTCAAAATAAAGAGGATATATTAAAGCTGTTTTCTTTGCCTGAACAAAAAAATAAAAAGATTCATAGGCTTTCTAATGGCGAAAAACAACGTTTAAAATTGTTGCATACATATCTAAGTTCAGCAGCCATTCAAATAATTGAAGAGCCCTTTCAAAACTTAGATGAATTTTCAAAGCAAAATGTTCTCAAGCTTTTGATTGCTCTTCAAAAACAAAAAAAGACCGTTGTTTTACTTTCGAACAATTTGGAGGAACTAATTATTTCGAGCAACGAAATATATAGATTGGATACATTAGGTTTACATGCACTTGATGTAAAAGAAGATGAAATTGAATCAGTCTCCACACCTATCGAGAATGCACCAATAAGGCTTGATAAAATCCCAACAAAGAAAAATGACAAAATCATTTTGTTTAATCCGCCTGAGATTGATTACATTGAGAGTGTAGAAGGTGTTGTTTGCGTTTATGTGGCAAACGAAGCCTATCCATGCACATTATCCCTTAATGATTTAGAACAAAAATTGACACCATTCGGATTTTTTAGAAGTCATCGTTCTTATATTGTTAACCTACAAAAAGTACGGGAGATCATTACCTGGACCCGCAATAGCTACAGTCTCGCATTAAACAGTAATGAAAAAACGGTTGTGCCTTTGTCGAAAAATAAGTTAGCAGATTTAAAGGAAATACTCGGAATATAGTAGATTTCCCAGGAAATAAAAGACTCCTGTCGGATAGCTATTTCTCCACTGAAGGGCATTTTTCTGCCTTTCACCTGTGATTTAATGTCTTCATCAGCGTTATCCTTTAAAGTGAAGACATCAACAACACACAGGAGGTTTGAACATGGAGACAGTGATTGATGTTCAGCATTTGAAAAAAACATTTAATAAGGAAATAGCCTTACAGGATGTTTCATTCTCTATTCAAAAAGGGGAAATTTTCGGTTTCCTTGGTCCAAGTGGCTCAGGAAAAACAACAACCATTAAAATATTGACAGCACAAACTGAAAGTAGCGCAGGTAATATTTCCTTATTTGGTTGCCCTGCTATTGAAATGAAACAAAGTCATAACAGAAAACGATTTGGTATTTTAACAGATAATAGTGGACTTTATACGAGACTTTCAATTGAAGAGAATTTAATACTCTATCGTAATTTATATGAACTGCCTAGTTTTGCCGTAAAAGAAGCATTAGATTTTGTCAATTTGTATCCAGAGCGAAAAAAGAAAATCAGCCAACTATCTAAGGGTATGATTCAGCGCGTTACGCTTGCCCGTGCAATTATGCATAAACCAGAGTTATTATTTTTAGATGAGCCAACTTCAGCATTAGATCCCGTTAATACACAACATATTTATAATGGTTTACGCAAGTTAAATGAAATGGGGACAACCATCTTTTTAACAACGCACGATATGAGTGAAGCTGAGATACTCTGTGATCGGGTCGCCTTTTTACATCAAGGAAAAATTCGTGCAATTGGCTCACCAAAGCAATTAAAAAAAGAATTCGGTGATGAATCCATTACAGTAGAATTACACAATGGCATAAATGCAACGATTCAAAACGGTGCACAAGATGCACAAAAACTGTACGATTGGATGAAATCAGAAGAAGTTGCTCGTATTTATACAAACGAACCAACATTAGGTGATATTTTTATGCAAATAACAGGGAGTGATTTAGTATGAATATTTCATTGACACGTATACAAGCTATTTTTATGAAGGATTACAAGGAATTTTCACGTAATTATGCAGTATCCACTATGATATTGCTACCACTTATTTTGGCCATTGTTTACAATAAAATCGGAGCAAATGATATATCCACCTATTTTTTACCAATAAATATGGCATTTGCTGTTGTGACAGCTTATGTACAATGCTGCCTGATTGCTGAAGAAAAAGAGAAAAATACGCTAAGAAGTTTGATGCTATCCCCTGCTTCACTTGCAGATATTTTAATAGGCAAAAGCTTATTTGTTTTTATTATTTCACTTATTGTTGTAGCGATGACAATTTTCTTTATCGGCTATAATCCAGCTAACCTTGTCATCTTAGCTATTGCTCTAGTGCTTTCTACAGTTTTCTATATTGCTTTAGGAACATTATGTGGATTGTTTGCGAAAACAATTATGGAAGCATCCATTATCGTGCTACCTGTTATGTTTATTTTCTCATTCGGACCACTTGCTTTAGCGTTATCCGCTACTTATCCAATCTTAGAAGTTGCCGAGTGGCTACCAAGTTCTCAACTGGTAATTCTAGCAGAGGCTATGGAAAGTAACTACGCAACAATGGATGTTCTAATTCCATTGGCTACAATCGTGATATGGTCACTTTTAACTTGGGTTGTCACAGGATTTATCTATAAAAAAAGAATGGTCGATTGAATGACCATTCTTTTTCTATGATAATAGTAATTGTTGTTCAAGTTTCTCAATTTCTTCTAGCGTATCTGCGTACCAAATACCAACAAACCTTGACTCTACTGGCTCCGCAAAATAATCTCCATCATAAAAGGATAATGGAAATAAAACGCCCAGTTTCACAAAGTCCTCTATTTTTTGAAAGAAAACTTCATTTTCTGTTATGTCTTTTGCTGCATAAGAGGTGAATTTATTGACTGGCTTACCAAGAGCCTCATGGTACATAAGCATGGAAGTAGAGCCGTTTTGCCTGAAATTCAAATCAATTGCCTGCACATCCCCAACCTCTGTTACAATCAAATCAAAACCAGCTACGCCGACAAAGCCTTCTGCTACTCCCCGTTCCATAATATGTCGGCCAACCTCTATTACTTTTTCTGGTACGTCATCCGCAATGACATTCCCTTCATAAATACCATTGTCATCTGTCATTTGCTGTGAAGCCCCTAAGTATTGAATGCCCAGTTTCTCCGAATAAGCAAACTGACAGCTATAATTATCCTTTGTTTGTAATAGCTCCTAAATAATAATACTGTCAGTACCGGTCATACGAAATTGCCGTAAGCCCTCTGTTAGCTCATCTTTATTCTGACAAATGATGACTCCATAACCACCAGAAGTGGGCGAATCATCTCCCGGCTTTAGCACAACAGGAGGCTGCCAATTTTTGATGGCATCCGAAAGTCTGTAAAGCTCTACATTCAAGCGACTCGGCACAAATTTGCTATCAATTAAATGATCAATGTATGCCTTTGTGTTTAGCTGATTAAATTTCTCTGCATCCATCCAATAACAATCTCGATTCATTAGCTCTGCCTCATGTATATATTGACAGACAATTGTCTTCCCTTCCTCACACCATGATTGTATTTGAGCTAAGTATTGTTCTTGTGTTTCATAAGTATAAGGTTGCTCCACCCAAGGTAGTCCTGCCAAATCATGAAGCTTCTGTGCTTTGTCACGCTGTGTTGCTCGATGGACTAATACTGGAATATCCGCAATAGCCACTTCCCTTGAAGTCAATGCATCTAGTCTATGTGGGTCATCCATCATCCATGGATTATCACTATACGGTGTACGTGGCGTATAAACAGCATTCTCACCATAAATTTGTCGTAACGTTAATCTGGGTTTCATGTAGTTTACCTCACTTTCAAGCTTGAATAGTTTTCAAGTAATCTACCCCTAAATTACAGTACTCACACTTTAATGGGAGAAACCTAGTTTAATTGATCAGATATTATCCGTTTTCATCCATATATTTAGTTGTTTAAACGAGTATTTACTTAATTAATTCTTCCAAATGTCTTTTCACTTCTGGCCATTCTTCTAATGTGATGCTATACATCACTGTATGACGAGATGTACCATCCTTGCGAATCATGTGATTTCGCAGGACGCCCTCTTTCGTCGCTCCAATACGTTCAATGGCCTTTTGAGAACGTAAATTTTCTTGGTCGGTCTTTATTTGTACACGTTGTAAACCCAGTATGTCGAAGCAATATTGTAATAATAAATACTTACAATTTGTATTGGCAGCTGTTTGCCAAAAAGTAGGTGTAATCCATGTATTTCCTATTTCAAGCCGTTTATGTTTTTCGTCAATATCCATAAAACGCGTTGAACCAATAATTTTTCCCGTGATTTTATCCACAATCGCAAATGGAAATTCTTTTTTCTGCATCTTCGCCGTTAAAGCTTTGTCCACAAAGTTATGCACATCACTCTTCTGTTCAAACGTTGTGGACAAATAAGCCCAGATCTCTGGATAACTACCAGCAGTGAACAACTCTAAAACATCTTCTTTTGTTATTGGCTTTAATACGACAATTTCATTTTCCAATGCTATAAAATGCATTTCCTACCACTCCTTTTTCAATTATTTAACTTCAATTTTGATATGATGAATATAACCAATTTCAGAAAATAATACCGTACCAGGAGGTTTAATATGATGGAACTGTCTATATCATTCTCTGGGAATTCCCCTAAATATGTGAAAATTTACGAGGAAATTAAACAAGCGATTCTCATGAAAAAACTATCTGCACATGAACAATTACCTTCAAAACGTATGCTTGCCAATACGCTCGGTGTCAGTATTCATACCATTAAAGAAGCCTATGAGCAGCTACTTGCAGAAGGTTATATTTATAGTAAAGAGCGCTCAGGTTACTTTATTGCTTCCTTTGAATTCGAGTGGCTACAATTACCAAGAAAATACAAGGCTTCCCCCCTTCAAACAAATTCAAATACCATTAAATTTGATTTTCACAATGGACATGTGGACAAAGATGCTTTTCCATTTTCAACATGGCATAAGTTAATAAAAAAACACTTCAATGCAAGCAATTTATCAACAAGTCCATGGCAAGGTGAAGCAACATTACGGGAGGAAATTGCCCAGTATGTAGGACGTTCAAGAGGTGTTATTTGTGAAGCATCGCAAGTGTTCGTCTATAGCGGTACACAAACCCAGCTACAGGCACTTTGTCATTTTTTTGGTCAACAAACACATGTTGGCTTAGAGGAACCTGGTTTTAAGAGAGTACGTTCCACTTTGC of the Lysinibacillus fusiformis genome contains:
- a CDS encoding dienelactone hydrolase family protein, whose translation is MNKKNRKIFILHEIYGVNDFIQEQALAYNDAYTDVECIHFYSDEKVFSYAQEKEAYAHFTNEIGFDAPLEILARKLKTAIQQYDKVLVIGFSVGATIAWRLSTLPLHRVVCVYGSRIRQYLDLQPSCPTLILLPNHEKNFNVQDLKQALNHIQYVQTIQFPGEHGFMDCYNSAYHYESAIQAHTYIKNFI
- a CDS encoding LytTR family transcriptional regulator DNA-binding domain-containing protein, producing the protein MNQQQLLEIDPYTESGNVIYPSFQLPLQAGAIVGIYTDVTKINTLTQWFTNRDNTYTHVRESALYERLTVSEYIQFSMKLFTASIQNKEDILKLFSLPEQKNKKIHRLSNGEKQRLKLLHTYLSSAAIQIIEEPFQNLDEFSKQNVLKLLIALQKQKKTVVLLSNNLEELIISSNEIYRLDTLGLHALDVKEDEIESVSTPIENAPIRLDKIPTKKNDKIILFNPPEIDYIESVEGVVCVYVANEAYPCTLSLNDLEQKLTPFGFFRSHRSYIVNLQKVREIITWTRNSYSLALNSNEKTVVPLSKNKLADLKEILGI
- a CDS encoding ABC transporter ATP-binding protein, which codes for METVIDVQHLKKTFNKEIALQDVSFSIQKGEIFGFLGPSGSGKTTTIKILTAQTESSAGNISLFGCPAIEMKQSHNRKRFGILTDNSGLYTRLSIEENLILYRNLYELPSFAVKEALDFVNLYPERKKKISQLSKGMIQRVTLARAIMHKPELLFLDEPTSALDPVNTQHIYNGLRKLNEMGTTIFLTTHDMSEAEILCDRVAFLHQGKIRAIGSPKQLKKEFGDESITVELHNGINATIQNGAQDAQKLYDWMKSEEVARIYTNEPTLGDIFMQITGSDLV
- a CDS encoding ABC transporter permease gives rise to the protein MNISLTRIQAIFMKDYKEFSRNYAVSTMILLPLILAIVYNKIGANDISTYFLPINMAFAVVTAYVQCCLIAEEKEKNTLRSLMLSPASLADILIGKSLFVFIISLIVVAMTIFFIGYNPANLVILAIALVLSTVFYIALGTLCGLFAKTIMEASIIVLPVMFIFSFGPLALALSATYPILEVAEWLPSSQLVILAEAMESNYATMDVLIPLATIVIWSLLTWVVTGFIYKKRMVD
- a CDS encoding GNAT family N-acetyltransferase, yielding MHFIALENEIVVLKPITKEDVLELFTAGSYPEIWAYLSTTFEQKSDVHNFVDKALTAKMQKKEFPFAIVDKITGKIIGSTRFMDIDEKHKRLEIGNTWITPTFWQTAANTNCKYLLLQYCFDILGLQRVQIKTDQENLRSQKAIERIGATKEGVLRNHMIRKDGTSRHTVMYSITLEEWPEVKRHLEELIK